From one Bacillota bacterium genomic stretch:
- the grpE gene encoding nucleotide exchange factor GrpE yields the protein MEQREEQLDDERSAPGGRPEAQDTAGGEPEATGGEPEAAEERPDAGALERELEQVRAQAAEYLETARRLKADFDNYRRRMFQEQSRWKADGVAAAVLELLPVADNLERALASQASSAEALRQGVELTLRQMREALARLGVEAVAGVGQPFDPAVHEAVQRVEGSGRPEGEIVQEIRKGYRMKDRLLRPALVAVAAGTGEEAAKAAAREAAAEGSGPEAGAGAGAGDEGAAAPGPGEESTSGEA from the coding sequence ATGGAGCAGCGAGAGGAGCAGCTGGACGACGAGCGGAGCGCCCCCGGCGGCCGTCCGGAGGCGCAGGATACGGCCGGGGGCGAGCCCGAGGCGACCGGGGGCGAACCCGAGGCCGCCGAGGAGAGGCCGGACGCCGGCGCGCTCGAACGGGAGCTGGAGCAGGTCCGGGCGCAGGCGGCAGAATACCTGGAGACCGCCCGGCGCCTGAAGGCCGACTTCGACAACTACCGGAGACGGATGTTCCAGGAGCAGAGCCGCTGGAAGGCGGACGGGGTGGCCGCGGCGGTGCTGGAGCTGCTGCCGGTGGCGGACAACCTGGAGCGGGCCCTGGCCTCCCAGGCTTCCTCCGCCGAGGCGCTCCGCCAGGGCGTGGAGCTGACCCTGCGGCAGATGCGGGAGGCGCTCGCCCGCCTGGGCGTGGAGGCCGTGGCCGGCGTCGGCCAGCCCTTCGATCCGGCGGTCCACGAGGCGGTCCAGCGCGTGGAGGGCAGCGGCCGCCCGGAGGGCGAGATCGTCCAGGAGATCCGGAAGGGGTACCGGATGAAGGATCGGCTCCTCCGCCCCGCCCTGGTGGCCGTCGCCGCCGGGACGGGGGAGGAGGCGGCGAAGGCCGCCGCAAGAGAGGCCGCAGCGGAGGGCAGCGGCCCGGAAGCGGGTGCCGGGGCCGGCGCCGGCGACGAGGGCGCCGCGGCCCCGGGCCCCGGCGAGGAGAGCACGAGCGGGGAGGCGTGA
- the hrcA gene encoding heat-inducible transcriptional repressor HrcA, which yields MALRERSRQILKAIVQDYVRSAEPVASRTVARKYLAGLSPATVRNEMADLEEAGFLEQPHTSAGRVPSDKGYRYFVDFLLDPPEKPLGSWIGEQAGSLLELRARRVEALMQHAARVLAEMTDCLSLVTAPRLAQLRLHAVHLLPGEAGRTVLILVSEEGVVDHRLVELDPGEEAGSAEELEALSELLTRTLAGLTLHEISGGLLRHLENEVGRFRQVLRVLLESLDEEESGSRGFRVVLYGVRSLLRQPEFRDLGMVHLLLGLLEQQESLVELLGAGAWMPEHGVSVAIGRELPLAAAQPFSMVSAPYAAGGAPLGRVGVVGPRRMDYALVMTAVDEVTRRLESALERIL from the coding sequence GTGGCCTTGCGCGAACGGAGCCGCCAGATTCTGAAGGCCATCGTGCAGGACTACGTGCGCAGCGCGGAGCCGGTGGCTTCGCGCACGGTGGCGCGCAAATACCTGGCCGGCCTCAGCCCGGCCACCGTGCGGAACGAGATGGCCGACCTCGAAGAGGCCGGCTTTCTCGAGCAGCCGCACACCTCGGCGGGCAGGGTTCCCTCGGACAAGGGGTACCGGTATTTCGTCGACTTCCTGCTCGACCCGCCGGAGAAGCCGCTGGGCAGCTGGATCGGGGAGCAGGCCGGCTCGCTCCTGGAGCTGCGGGCCCGGCGGGTGGAGGCGTTGATGCAGCATGCGGCGCGGGTGCTGGCGGAGATGACCGACTGCCTCTCGCTGGTGACGGCGCCGCGGCTGGCCCAGCTCCGCCTTCACGCCGTCCACCTCCTCCCGGGCGAGGCCGGGCGGACGGTCCTCATCCTGGTCAGCGAGGAAGGCGTGGTCGACCATCGCCTGGTGGAGCTGGATCCGGGCGAGGAGGCGGGTTCCGCCGAGGAGCTGGAGGCGCTCTCCGAGCTCCTGACCCGCACGCTGGCCGGCCTCACCCTGCACGAGATCTCCGGCGGCCTGCTGCGCCACCTCGAGAACGAGGTCGGTCGCTTCCGGCAGGTCCTTCGAGTACTCTTGGAGTCGCTGGACGAGGAAGAGAGCGGGAGCCGCGGCTTCCGGGTCGTCCTCTACGGGGTGCGCAGCCTGCTCCGGCAGCCGGAGTTCCGCGACCTGGGCATGGTTCACCTTCTCCTGGGGCTGCTGGAGCAGCAGGAGAGCCTGGTGGAGCTCCTGGGCGCGGGCGCCTGGATGCCCGAGCACGGCGTCAGCGTCGCCATCGGCCGCGAGCTGCCGCTGGCGGCGGCCCAGCCCTTCAGCATGGTGAGCGCGCCCTACGCGGCCGGCGGCGCTCCGCTGGGCCGCGTGGGCGTGGTCGGGCCGCGCCGGATGGACTACGCCCTGGTGATGACGGCGGTGGACGAGGTGACCCGACGCCTGGAGTCGGCGCTGGAACGGATCCTCTGA
- the hemW gene encoding radical SAM family heme chaperone HemW, with product MNAAGQGTELLAAPALVPAWGLYVHIPFCHHRCTYCDFVLRPLRPGLVERFLGALEREAAELAPLVAGRAAASLYVGGGTPSVLRPDQIERLFGLLRRHFTWQPDAEVTVEANPESLDEERLEAFARQGVNRLSLGVQAWQPEILRRLGRRHGAAEVRRAVELARRAGLDRLNADLMFGLPGQDRAAWEESLEAAIELGFPHLSAYALELEPGTAFGRLHAAGRLALPDDEEVADMYDLARHRLAEAGYEQVEISNWARPGFASRHNLLYWRTEEWLGLGPGAASRLGGLEWTDTGDVEGWMAAVEAGGPPPRRIGQLDPLRAASDAVILGLRLRRGVDLDAFRRRFGLPLEEAFPGALERALSTGLAELRRGRLRLTEEGCFLANRVMEEFLPPAS from the coding sequence GTGAACGCGGCGGGGCAGGGGACGGAGCTCCTGGCCGCGCCGGCGCTGGTGCCGGCCTGGGGCCTCTACGTCCACATCCCTTTCTGCCACCACCGCTGCACCTACTGCGACTTCGTCCTGCGCCCGCTGCGGCCGGGGCTGGTGGAGCGCTTCCTGGGCGCCCTGGAGCGGGAGGCGGCCGAGCTGGCGCCGCTGGTGGCCGGCCGGGCCGCCGCCAGCCTCTACGTCGGCGGCGGCACCCCCTCGGTCCTCCGTCCGGACCAGATCGAGCGGCTCTTCGGGCTCCTCCGCCGCCACTTCACCTGGCAACCGGACGCGGAGGTGACGGTGGAGGCCAACCCCGAGTCGCTGGACGAGGAGAGGCTGGAGGCGTTCGCCCGGCAGGGTGTCAACCGGCTCTCCCTGGGGGTCCAGGCCTGGCAGCCCGAGATCCTCCGCCGGCTGGGCCGCCGCCACGGGGCCGCGGAGGTGCGACGGGCCGTGGAGCTCGCCCGCCGGGCGGGTCTGGACCGGCTGAACGCCGACCTGATGTTCGGCCTGCCCGGCCAGGACCGGGCGGCCTGGGAGGAGAGCCTCGAGGCGGCGATCGAGCTGGGTTTCCCGCACCTCTCCGCCTACGCGCTGGAGCTGGAGCCCGGGACCGCCTTCGGCCGCCTCCACGCGGCGGGCCGGCTGGCCCTCCCGGACGACGAGGAGGTGGCCGACATGTACGACCTCGCACGGCACCGCCTGGCCGAGGCCGGCTACGAGCAGGTGGAGATCTCCAACTGGGCACGGCCCGGTTTCGCCTCGCGGCATAACCTGCTCTACTGGCGGACGGAGGAGTGGCTGGGGCTGGGCCCCGGCGCCGCCTCGCGCCTGGGCGGCCTGGAGTGGACCGACACCGGCGACGTCGAGGGCTGGATGGCCGCGGTGGAGGCGGGGGGGCCGCCGCCCCGCCGGATCGGCCAGCTGGACCCGCTGCGGGCGGCCAGCGACGCGGTCATCCTCGGGCTCCGCCTCCGTCGCGGCGTCGACCTGGACGCCTTCCGCCGCCGCTTCGGCCTCCCGCTGGAGGAAGCCTTCCCGGGCGCCCTGGAGCGCGCCCTCTCCACCGGCCTCGCGGAGCTCCGGCGGGGGCGGCTGCGGCTGACGGAGGAGGGGTGCTTCCTCGCCAACCGGGTGATGGAGGAGTTCCTGCCGCCCGCCTCTTAG
- the lepA gene encoding translation elongation factor 4 codes for MKRIRNFSIIAHIDHGKSTLADRLLERTGTIPARKMVDQVLDQMELERERGITIKAQAVRLLYRARDGGEYELNLIDTPGHVDFAYEVSRALAACEGALLVVDATQGVQAQTLAHLYLALDHRLAVVPVINKIDLPSADPDRVRAQLEELGFERDEPLLVSAKLGIGVDEVLEAVVQRIPPPGGSPEEPLRALIFDSKFDAYRGAIAYVRLFSGRVRVGDRIRLMQRGTGGEVSEVGVFTPAMSPSDQLEAGEVGYLAAGIKNIRELGVGDTVTLADRPAAEPLPGYRPALPMVFAGLYPVEAEDVDALREALEKLQLNDAALSFEPESSAALGNGFRCGFLGLLHMDVVQERLEREFGLSLITTAPSVAYRVRLSDGSEVRVENPAKWPDRSRIVETAEPYVHAEIFTPAEFVGAVMELCHDRRGSFLTMEYPDARRARLEYRLPLAEIMFDFFDVLKSRTRGYATLDYRLDGYEPSDLVKLEVLVNGEPVDALSLIVHRSRAEERGRELARRLRELIPRQQFEVPVQAAVGGRIVARETIRALRKDVLAKCYGGDVTRKRKLLEKQREGKKRMKQVGRVEIPQEAFLAVLGASARDERS; via the coding sequence ATGAAGCGGATCCGGAACTTCTCGATCATCGCCCATATCGACCATGGCAAGTCGACGCTGGCCGACCGGCTTCTCGAGCGGACCGGCACCATCCCCGCGCGCAAGATGGTGGACCAGGTGCTGGACCAGATGGAGCTGGAGCGCGAGCGCGGCATCACCATCAAGGCGCAGGCGGTCCGGCTCCTCTACCGCGCCCGCGACGGAGGGGAGTACGAGCTCAACCTCATCGACACGCCCGGCCACGTCGACTTCGCCTACGAGGTCTCGCGGGCGCTGGCCGCCTGCGAGGGAGCGCTCCTGGTGGTCGACGCCACCCAGGGGGTGCAGGCGCAGACGCTGGCCCACCTCTACCTGGCGCTGGACCACCGCCTCGCGGTGGTGCCGGTGATCAACAAGATCGACCTGCCCAGCGCCGATCCCGACCGGGTGCGGGCGCAGCTGGAGGAGCTGGGCTTCGAACGCGACGAGCCGCTCCTGGTCTCGGCCAAGCTGGGGATCGGCGTCGACGAGGTGCTGGAGGCGGTGGTGCAGCGCATCCCGCCGCCCGGAGGCAGCCCGGAGGAACCCCTGCGCGCGCTCATCTTCGACTCCAAGTTCGACGCCTACCGGGGGGCGATCGCCTACGTCCGCCTCTTCTCGGGGCGGGTCCGCGTGGGCGACCGCATCCGGCTGATGCAGCGCGGCACCGGCGGTGAGGTGAGCGAGGTGGGCGTCTTCACGCCGGCCATGAGCCCGTCGGACCAGCTGGAGGCCGGCGAGGTCGGCTATCTGGCCGCCGGCATCAAGAACATCCGCGAGCTGGGCGTGGGCGACACCGTCACCCTCGCCGACCGGCCGGCGGCGGAGCCGCTCCCCGGCTACCGGCCCGCCCTCCCCATGGTCTTCGCCGGCCTCTACCCGGTGGAGGCGGAGGACGTGGACGCGCTGCGGGAGGCGCTGGAGAAGCTCCAGCTGAACGACGCCGCCCTCTCCTTCGAGCCGGAGAGCTCCGCCGCGCTGGGGAACGGGTTCCGGTGCGGCTTCCTGGGGCTGCTGCACATGGACGTGGTCCAGGAGCGGCTCGAACGGGAGTTCGGCCTGAGCCTGATCACCACCGCGCCCAGCGTCGCCTACCGGGTCCGGCTGAGCGACGGGAGCGAGGTGCGGGTGGAGAACCCGGCCAAGTGGCCGGACCGGTCGCGCATCGTGGAGACGGCGGAGCCCTACGTGCACGCGGAGATCTTCACGCCGGCGGAGTTCGTGGGCGCGGTGATGGAGCTCTGCCACGACCGCCGCGGGAGCTTCCTGACCATGGAGTACCCCGACGCGCGGCGGGCGCGCCTGGAGTACCGGCTGCCGCTGGCCGAGATCATGTTCGACTTCTTCGACGTGCTCAAGTCGCGGACGCGCGGGTATGCGACCCTCGACTACCGGCTGGACGGCTACGAGCCCTCGGACCTGGTCAAGCTGGAGGTGCTGGTCAACGGCGAGCCGGTCGACGCGCTCTCCCTCATCGTCCACCGCTCCCGCGCCGAGGAGCGCGGGCGCGAGCTGGCGCGGCGGCTGCGGGAGCTGATCCCGCGCCAGCAGTTCGAGGTGCCGGTCCAGGCGGCCGTCGGCGGGCGGATCGTCGCCCGCGAGACCATCCGGGCGCTGCGCAAGGACGTGCTGGCCAAGTGCTACGGCGGCGACGTCACCCGCAAGCGGAAGCTCCTGGAGAAGCAGCGCGAGGGAAAGAAGCGGATGAAGCAGGTGGGCCGCGTGGAGATCCCGCAGGAAGCCTTCCTCGCGGTCCTGGGCGCCTCCGCCCGGGACGAGCGGTCGTGA
- a CDS encoding stage II sporulation protein P has translation MDRWRIAVVGLRWGRGGGWRVRLPRRRRRPGRARRGGAGTAFLAWLLSVTFAAAMLVATGPAVGLLPQPGALVPRPGAVANADRTGSPAASGESEPALSHGIQASPPWLEALVRLGLPFLDVFDRAGRLLWQPDRLLDWAVWLLGGFHPTRPVTALYLQVPAMAELDPEELSHGVPEIHPPTRPAPEPDVSRVRPPQAVQPSQAPVVLIYHTHASESFDPALGPAAAGSPFTQDRSKDVVAVGDELAALLQQQYGVPVLHLRTLFDAGGRDGAYAVSEAGVREALKKYPSVRVLVDLHRDAAARQATTTLVGGKATARVLFVWATGTPQLPNPYAAQDRAFEDALAQALRQAAPADPGSPDIVRQLDDGDPDPLTFAAKARYNQHLLPHSALVEVGGQENTLPEEFRTAGFLARAIAQVLRQQGLLP, from the coding sequence ATGGACCGATGGCGGATCGCGGTCGTCGGGCTGCGCTGGGGGCGGGGGGGCGGGTGGAGGGTGCGGCTTCCTCGCAGGCGGCGCCGGCCGGGGCGGGCCCGGCGGGGCGGGGCGGGCACCGCCTTCCTGGCCTGGCTGCTCTCCGTCACCTTCGCGGCCGCGATGCTCGTGGCGACAGGCCCGGCGGTGGGGCTTCTGCCCCAGCCGGGGGCGCTGGTGCCCCGGCCGGGAGCCGTCGCCAACGCGGACAGGACAGGCTCCCCGGCGGCATCCGGGGAGAGCGAACCCGCCCTCTCGCACGGGATCCAGGCGAGCCCGCCCTGGCTGGAGGCGCTGGTCCGCCTGGGCCTTCCCTTCCTGGATGTCTTCGACCGGGCGGGACGGCTGCTCTGGCAGCCCGACCGCCTCCTGGACTGGGCGGTCTGGCTCCTGGGCGGCTTCCATCCCACGCGGCCGGTCACCGCCCTCTACCTCCAGGTCCCGGCCATGGCCGAGCTGGACCCGGAGGAGCTCTCCCACGGCGTCCCCGAGATCCACCCGCCCACGCGGCCGGCGCCGGAACCGGACGTCAGCCGCGTCCGTCCACCCCAGGCGGTCCAGCCCTCCCAGGCGCCGGTGGTGCTGATCTACCACACGCACGCCAGCGAGTCGTTCGACCCCGCCCTGGGCCCCGCGGCGGCCGGCAGCCCCTTCACCCAGGATCGGAGCAAGGACGTGGTGGCCGTGGGCGACGAGCTGGCCGCCCTCCTCCAGCAGCAGTACGGCGTGCCGGTCCTCCACCTGCGCACCCTCTTCGACGCCGGCGGGCGGGACGGGGCGTACGCGGTGAGCGAGGCGGGAGTGAGGGAGGCGCTGAAGAAGTATCCGTCGGTGCGGGTCCTGGTCGACCTGCACCGCGACGCGGCGGCCCGCCAGGCGACCACCACGCTGGTGGGGGGCAAGGCGACCGCCCGGGTCCTCTTCGTCTGGGCGACGGGGACGCCCCAGCTTCCCAACCCGTACGCCGCCCAGGACCGGGCCTTCGAGGACGCGCTGGCGCAGGCGCTGCGGCAGGCGGCGCCGGCCGACCCGGGCAGCCCCGACATCGTCCGCCAGCTGGACGACGGCGACCCCGACCCGCTCACCTTCGCCGCCAAGGCACGGTACAACCAGCACCTGCTGCCGCACTCGGCGCTGGTCGAGGTGGGCGGGCAGGAGAACACGCTGCCCGAGGAGTTCCGGACGGCGGGCTTCCTCGCCCGGGCGATCGCGCAGGTGCTCCGCCAGCAAGGGCTCCTTCCGTAG
- a CDS encoding phage holin family protein: MLGMIIRFVVSAVVLLILSAILPGFVIRGFWNALLAAVVIALVGYVIESLLGERNSQYARGIVGFVVGAVVIWGAQFVVPTMHVSILGALLASLIIGAVDIFVPTQLR, translated from the coding sequence ATGCTGGGAATGATCATCCGCTTCGTCGTCTCCGCGGTGGTCCTGCTGATCCTGAGCGCGATCCTGCCCGGCTTCGTCATCCGGGGCTTCTGGAACGCGCTCCTGGCCGCCGTGGTGATCGCCCTGGTCGGCTACGTCATCGAGTCGCTGCTGGGTGAGCGGAACAGCCAGTACGCGCGCGGCATCGTCGGCTTCGTCGTCGGTGCCGTCGTCATCTGGGGTGCCCAGTTCGTCGTCCCGACCATGCACGTCTCCATCCTCGGCGCCCTCCTGGCCAGCCTGATCATCGGCGCGGTCGACATCTTCGTCCCCACCCAGCTCCGCTGA
- the rpsT gene encoding 30S ribosomal protein S20 yields MANIKSAKKRIELERKATLRNRAGRSRARTAVRRFREALAAGDRAQAELKLRQAIAVLDRVAQKGILHPNAAARRKSRITRAFNDFLKRNAEAS; encoded by the coding sequence GTGGCCAACATCAAGTCGGCGAAGAAACGGATCGAGCTGGAGCGGAAGGCGACGCTCCGCAACCGCGCCGGTCGCTCGCGCGCCCGGACGGCGGTCCGACGCTTCCGCGAGGCCCTTGCCGCGGGCGACCGGGCCCAGGCCGAGCTGAAGCTGCGCCAGGCGATCGCGGTGCTGGATCGGGTGGCGCAGAAGGGGATCCTCCACCCGAACGCGGCGGCGCGTCGCAAGTCGCGGATCACGCGGGCGTTCAACGACTTCCTGAAGCGGAACGCCGAGGCGAGCTGA
- the holA gene encoding DNA polymerase III subunit delta has translation MPGTSSRAGQGGRGLSRSRARRGPAGSALESLEELLEEIRGRGPAPLYLAYGAERSLVRRLEEALLEALGLRDPAQAALGHRRLDGRELALGELLRQARWLPLGASRQLLVVEGPAWLETAPSEAEMAALERYLATAPAPSPTVLLLEPSGEPDRRKRLVRLLVERGRVLEAAPLQGAQLAEAARAWCRRRGRRLAPEAALLLGERVAGGLDGLVHELEKLDVALEPGAPIDTEALLRLTPLRQEASVFELVDAVVEGGAGRALRLFRRLQAEGEPPARLLALVARQFRLIGQLQAAQRDGRDPAAAVGVHPYVLRKVTEQARLVDARRLLEALRAIEEADLAVKTGRREESEAAELALARIALSSPRRSASGSR, from the coding sequence ATGCCGGGGACGAGCTCGAGGGCTGGGCAGGGCGGGCGGGGCCTCTCGCGGTCGCGGGCGCGGCGGGGTCCGGCCGGCTCCGCCCTGGAAAGCCTGGAAGAGCTGCTCGAGGAGATCCGGGGACGCGGGCCCGCGCCCCTCTACCTCGCCTACGGCGCGGAACGCTCCCTCGTCCGGAGGCTGGAGGAGGCGCTCCTGGAGGCGCTGGGGCTGAGGGACCCGGCCCAGGCGGCGCTCGGCCACCGGCGCCTGGACGGCAGGGAGCTCGCCCTGGGCGAGCTCCTTCGCCAGGCGCGCTGGCTTCCTCTGGGCGCCAGCCGGCAGCTTCTGGTGGTGGAGGGACCGGCCTGGCTGGAGACGGCCCCCTCGGAGGCGGAGATGGCGGCGCTCGAGCGCTACCTGGCCACGGCCCCCGCCCCCTCCCCGACCGTCCTCCTGCTGGAGCCCTCGGGCGAACCCGACCGCAGGAAGCGGCTGGTCCGGCTGCTCGTGGAGCGGGGCAGGGTGCTGGAGGCCGCGCCCCTCCAGGGGGCCCAGCTGGCCGAGGCGGCCCGCGCCTGGTGCAGGCGGCGCGGCCGGAGGCTGGCGCCGGAGGCGGCCCTGCTGCTGGGGGAACGGGTGGCGGGCGGGCTGGACGGCCTCGTCCACGAGCTGGAGAAGCTGGACGTGGCGCTGGAACCGGGCGCCCCCATCGACACGGAGGCGCTTCTCCGGCTGACCCCGCTCCGCCAGGAGGCCTCCGTCTTCGAGCTCGTCGACGCGGTGGTGGAAGGGGGAGCCGGTCGCGCCCTGCGCCTCTTCCGGCGGCTGCAGGCGGAGGGGGAGCCGCCCGCCCGGCTGCTGGCGCTGGTCGCGCGGCAATTCCGGCTGATCGGCCAGCTCCAGGCCGCGCAGCGGGACGGGCGCGACCCGGCCGCCGCCGTGGGCGTCCATCCCTACGTGCTGCGGAAGGTGACGGAGCAGGCGCGCCTGGTGGACGCGCGCAGGCTCCTGGAGGCGCTCCGGGCCATAGAAGAAGCCGACCTGGCCGTCAAGACCGGTCGGCGGGAAGAGTCGGAGGCGGCGGAGCTGGCGCTGGCGCGGATCGCGCTCAGCTCGCCTCGGCGTTCCGCTTCAGGAAGTCGTTGA
- a CDS encoding ComEC/Rec2 family competence protein, translating into MPPAPLVWMAGGWAIAGLLGIGLRPEPEPGLAAALLLLMATAGAVAVRWRSGAALGLAALALGLLLVAARLGALPGPSELERLEARRCAVARVESASLGERSVEATLRFPAAATSWNGRAEARWRGGEAPAPGDRLRLCGRLLFPRGPDNPGGLDPRRELAGRGVRARFEVEGRPRLLAGGSAWGRLGAEAGRAAAALRASAVEVLERSLPAQEAAVVASLLLGDRSGVDAGLEEAFQLTGLVHLLSVSGLHVGFLLPWLELPWRRWGLAARWLGLAGGLVGYAALTGGEAPVWRAAVMALAFRGAAVLGRRPHAGSALALAYLLLTGSRPERAGELGLQLSFAATAGILAARPLLERAGRSGLARPLRWLVQGLLVSLAAQAAVAPLLADRFGRAGPWGPLLNLAAGPLVGLLLPYGLAGLLLASLHPLFAPALAPAGLLARWLRLLVEAGAALPGAERLLPPPGWAALPWYAALAGAWALAAGWPGGLGLRRALLAGTLAAGGVALLLWFVPSAPRPAVPEVLFLAVGQGDAALVRMPDGFTLLVDAGPDRAPGTAEILRRMRLRRLDAVAVSHADADHAGGLPELLRALPVGEIWLGDPPVAGDRLLAEAVRLAGERGIPLRHVEEGWVAERPGLRIRVLNPPRSRQLAWEQNDRSMVLELLFPSAGGRAETEPPAGTGEAGEGVPSLLMTADLPAEGEARLLDRAGRIRGQILKVAHHGSAGSSSRRWLEALHPREAVVSVGPNRYGHPARGTLERLRQTGARIWRTDRDGAVRARRLPEGWRLEAMHRREAAGE; encoded by the coding sequence GAGCCCGGGTTGGCGGCAGCCCTGCTCCTTCTGATGGCGACGGCGGGGGCGGTCGCCGTCCGGTGGCGGTCGGGGGCGGCGCTCGGCCTGGCTGCGCTGGCGCTCGGCCTGCTGCTGGTGGCCGCCCGGCTCGGCGCGCTGCCCGGGCCGTCCGAGCTGGAGCGGCTGGAGGCGCGGCGCTGCGCCGTGGCCCGGGTGGAGAGCGCCAGCCTGGGGGAGCGGAGCGTGGAGGCGACACTCCGCTTCCCGGCGGCTGCCACCTCGTGGAACGGGCGGGCCGAGGCGCGCTGGCGGGGCGGCGAGGCGCCGGCCCCGGGCGACCGCCTCCGGCTCTGCGGCCGGCTCCTCTTCCCGCGGGGCCCGGACAACCCGGGCGGCCTCGATCCGCGCCGGGAGCTGGCCGGCCGGGGCGTCCGGGCGCGCTTCGAGGTGGAGGGGCGCCCCCGCCTTCTCGCCGGAGGAAGCGCCTGGGGAAGGCTCGGCGCGGAGGCAGGTCGAGCCGCGGCGGCACTCCGGGCGAGCGCGGTGGAGGTGCTGGAACGCTCGCTTCCTGCCCAGGAAGCGGCCGTCGTCGCCTCGCTCCTCCTCGGCGACCGCTCCGGCGTGGACGCCGGGCTGGAGGAAGCCTTCCAGCTGACCGGCCTCGTCCACCTCCTCTCGGTCAGCGGCCTGCACGTCGGCTTCCTGCTCCCGTGGCTGGAGCTGCCCTGGCGCCGCTGGGGCCTGGCGGCGCGCTGGCTGGGGCTGGCGGGAGGGCTGGTCGGCTACGCGGCGCTGACCGGCGGGGAGGCGCCGGTCTGGCGGGCGGCGGTGATGGCGCTCGCCTTCCGCGGGGCGGCCGTCCTCGGCAGGCGGCCGCACGCCGGCTCGGCCCTGGCCCTGGCCTACCTTCTGCTGACGGGAAGCCGGCCCGAGCGGGCGGGCGAGCTGGGGCTCCAGCTCTCCTTCGCGGCCACGGCCGGGATCCTGGCCGCGCGCCCGCTCCTGGAGCGCGCCGGGCGGAGCGGCCTGGCGCGACCCCTGCGCTGGCTCGTGCAGGGGCTGCTGGTCTCCCTGGCGGCCCAGGCGGCGGTGGCGCCCCTGCTGGCCGACCGCTTCGGCCGCGCCGGTCCCTGGGGGCCGCTCCTCAACCTGGCGGCCGGGCCGCTGGTGGGCCTCCTGCTGCCTTACGGGCTGGCCGGGCTGCTGCTCGCCTCGCTCCACCCGCTGTTCGCGCCGGCGCTGGCCCCTGCCGGCCTCCTCGCCCGGTGGCTCCGCCTGCTGGTGGAGGCGGGTGCGGCGCTGCCCGGCGCCGAGCGGCTCCTTCCGCCCCCGGGCTGGGCCGCGCTTCCCTGGTACGCCGCGCTGGCCGGGGCCTGGGCGCTGGCGGCCGGCTGGCCGGGCGGCCTGGGCCTGCGCCGGGCGCTCCTGGCCGGTACGCTGGCGGCGGGGGGCGTGGCGCTCCTCCTCTGGTTCGTCCCCTCGGCCCCCCGCCCGGCGGTGCCGGAGGTCCTCTTCCTCGCCGTCGGGCAGGGCGATGCGGCGCTCGTGCGCATGCCGGACGGTTTCACCCTCCTCGTGGACGCCGGGCCGGACCGGGCGCCGGGCACGGCGGAGATCCTGCGCCGGATGCGCCTCCGCCGTCTGGACGCGGTGGCGGTCAGCCACGCGGACGCCGATCACGCCGGCGGCCTGCCGGAGCTGCTCCGCGCGCTGCCGGTGGGGGAGATCTGGCTGGGCGACCCGCCCGTGGCGGGCGACCGCCTCCTGGCCGAGGCGGTCCGGCTGGCGGGGGAGCGGGGGATCCCGCTCCGCCACGTGGAGGAAGGCTGGGTGGCCGAACGACCCGGTCTCCGCATCCGCGTCCTCAACCCGCCCCGGAGCCGGCAGCTGGCCTGGGAGCAGAACGACCGCTCGATGGTTCTGGAGCTGCTCTTCCCGTCCGCGGGCGGGCGGGCGGAGACGGAGCCGCCGGCCGGGACGGGGGAGGCGGGCGAGGGCGTTCCCAGCCTCCTGATGACCGCCGATCTCCCCGCGGAGGGCGAGGCGCGGCTTCTCGACCGGGCGGGCCGGATCCGAGGCCAGATCCTGAAGGTGGCCCACCACGGCTCTGCCGGCTCCAGCTCCCGGCGCTGGCTGGAGGCGCTCCATCCGCGCGAGGCGGTGGTCTCGGTGGGGCCCAACCGGTACGGCCACCCCGCCCGCGGAACGCTGGAGCGGCTCCGCCAGACGGGCGCGCGGATCTGGCGGACCGACCGGGACGGCGCGGTCCGCGCCCGCCGCCTGCCGGAGGGATGGAGGCTGGAGGCGATGCACCGCCGGGAGGCGGCGGGGGAGTGA